The DNA sequence TGGCAGGTCTCGGTGCCGGCGCTCTCGTAGATCCCGAACTTCATCCCGCGCGCGTGGATGTAGTCACCGAGGGCCTTGAGACCGCTGGGGAACTTCGCCGGATCGGCGACGAGCTTGCCCGCGGAGTCCCGGGTCTTGGTCATCCAGCAGTCGTCGAGGTTGACGTAGGTGTAGCCGCGGTCGCGCATCCCGGAGCTGACCATCAGGTCGGTGGTCTGCTTGACGAGCGTCTCGTTGATGTTGCACTCGAAGGTGTTCCAGGTGTTCCACCCCATCGGCGGGGTTCTCGCGAGCCCGTTTTCCAGGGCATCGGCAGGGTGACCGGTGATCCCGATGACGGCGACGGCGGTGGCGAGGACGGCAAGGACTCGGCGCATGGCGGCTCCAACCGAACGACGGTGTTGAGGCAGGAGGACTAGACCACTCTTGACCAGCACTGCGTAGCTTCGATGTCCGATGCTGCGCGGTCAAGCGCCATGTTGAGTATTCTTGTTGGATTCCCGACTAAAGTTGCTCGCTCTGGAGCCGCCGAGCGATGTCCACGCTGGTCGCACCGGCCACGGCCATGGCTTCGGTGTCCCGCAAGGCCCGGCAGAGCACAAAGGCGCCTTCGAGGCTGTTGACGACGGAGATGGTGAGCGTCCGGGCGGCCTCCCGGCCGAGCCCGAACTTGGCGAACTTCTCGGTCCCGGCGTCGATCCAGGCGGTGAAGACGTCAGCGGTGGCTTGCCGCAGGGGCTCGTTGGTGCTGGCGACCTCGAGAGCGACGGTCGCGATCGGGCAGCCTTCGACGAAGTCGGTGGCTTCAAGCGTCGCGATCCCGGCGGCGAAGAACGCCTCGATCCCGCTGATCAGGTCCGGAGCGGGGTCGATGAAGAGGTCGAACAGCTGGATGTAGGCAAGGCCGGAGCTGCGGACGACCTCGGTGCCGAGCTGCTCCTTCCCACCGGGGAAGAAGTGGTAGAGCGAGCCGAAGGGAGCATTCGCCTCACTGACGATCTGCTTGAGCCCGGTACCGCTGTACCCGTTGCGCCGAAACAATTCGGCCCCGGCGGCCATGATGCGTTCCTTGGTCCCTGCCACGGTTCCGAGGATACGCGTTTGTTAGAGCGTTCTATCCACTCCGGCCGCTCACGCCGGCGGCAGACGGGGATCCACGCTCGGTCGGCTCGCCCACGCCCCGGCAGTCCGGTTCACGCTCCGGCAGTCTGGGTTCACGCTCGGTCGGCGCGTCCCCAGGCGGTCTGTTTGCCGACGTTTCGGCGACGGATTTAGATCCCGACCAGCTTGCCCACGCCCTCGCCGGGGGCTTGCCCACGCCGCGGCGAGGTGCGGTCCA is a window from the Amycolatopsis sp. NBC_00355 genome containing:
- a CDS encoding TetR/AcrR family transcriptional regulator; the protein is MAGTKERIMAAGAELFRRNGYSGTGLKQIVSEANAPFGSLYHFFPGGKEQLGTEVVRSSGLAYIQLFDLFIDPAPDLISGIEAFFAAGIATLEATDFVEGCPIATVALEVASTNEPLRQATADVFTAWIDAGTEKFAKFGLGREAARTLTISVVNSLEGAFVLCRALRDTEAMAVAGATSVDIARRLQSEQL